In one Thermaerobacter sp. PB12/4term genomic region, the following are encoded:
- a CDS encoding carbon starvation protein A — translation MLNSPAMFVVLALIAYGIAYWGYGRWYDRTVWRPDPNRTTPAHMYTDGVEYFPVSRYVLWGYQYKSVAALGPILGPFIAIQYGWVPALLWIIFGNFFIGWLQDYGAIMLSVRNQGRSFGPITYEFTGAAGRSTLLGFILFYLLIISATFIQLIAVFWNTFAGSFVATAGIILTGVICGQLLYKRRMNVGAVTLIAFALMILSFWLGSTSIGQAVKFNLTAQGALNFNVWLWAALCCVILYVGSILPLPTFIQPFNYVSFFPAMFAVLVILVGALITPLTGVTLAQPAYVGFWGPKGSFAAGGNPMWPVLFTAIACGAISGWHSLVSSSSTAKQLDIEPDAHPVGAGAMLGEGLLALVSLASYMVLSPERIAELGGASVGSWVFGATLITKPILGAFMSDNAIRVFFGTVLVIYAITVQALVTRFWRLVSVEVFGESILAQKHVATFIGLLLPWIMAVSGSWNNIWLFFGGSNQLLAGLALMLITIHLARVKAPSRYTLVPALFMIVTTLAAIAVQTVRFLQAALGGPAKTLTQDPLKTLAPTVANIIDWASVLIGVVLFVLGLRMAILTLQAYGRAKAGLLAQPQAAPGD, via the coding sequence ATGCTCAACTCGCCGGCGATGTTCGTGGTGCTGGCGCTGATCGCCTACGGCATCGCCTACTGGGGATACGGGCGCTGGTACGACCGCACGGTCTGGCGGCCTGACCCCAACCGCACCACGCCGGCCCACATGTACACCGACGGGGTCGAGTACTTCCCCGTCAGCCGCTACGTGCTCTGGGGCTACCAGTACAAGAGCGTCGCCGCCCTGGGGCCCATTCTGGGACCCTTCATCGCCATCCAGTACGGCTGGGTCCCCGCCCTGCTGTGGATCATCTTCGGCAACTTCTTCATCGGCTGGCTCCAGGACTACGGGGCCATCATGCTGTCGGTGCGCAACCAGGGGCGGTCCTTCGGTCCGATCACCTACGAGTTCACCGGGGCCGCGGGACGCAGTACCCTGCTGGGCTTCATCCTGTTCTACCTGCTGATCATCTCGGCCACCTTCATCCAGCTGATCGCCGTATTCTGGAACACCTTCGCGGGGTCGTTCGTGGCCACCGCCGGCATCATCCTCACCGGTGTGATCTGCGGCCAGCTGCTGTACAAGCGCCGGATGAACGTGGGCGCGGTGACCCTGATCGCCTTCGCCCTGATGATCCTGTCCTTCTGGCTGGGTTCCACCAGCATCGGCCAGGCGGTGAAGTTCAACCTGACGGCCCAGGGCGCGCTGAACTTCAACGTCTGGCTCTGGGCGGCGCTGTGCTGCGTCATCCTGTACGTGGGCTCGATCCTGCCGCTGCCCACCTTCATCCAGCCCTTCAACTACGTGTCCTTCTTCCCCGCCATGTTCGCGGTGCTGGTGATCCTGGTGGGCGCGCTGATCACCCCCCTGACCGGGGTCACCCTGGCGCAGCCGGCGTATGTCGGCTTCTGGGGGCCCAAGGGCAGCTTTGCCGCTGGCGGCAACCCCATGTGGCCTGTGCTGTTCACGGCCATCGCCTGCGGTGCCATCTCGGGGTGGCATAGCCTGGTCAGCTCGTCCAGCACCGCCAAGCAGCTGGACATCGAGCCCGACGCCCACCCCGTGGGCGCCGGCGCCATGCTGGGCGAGGGCCTGCTGGCGCTGGTGTCCCTGGCCTCCTACATGGTGCTCAGCCCGGAGCGCATCGCCGAGCTGGGCGGCGCCAGCGTCGGTTCCTGGGTGTTCGGAGCGACGCTGATCACCAAGCCGATCCTTGGCGCCTTCATGTCCGACAACGCCATTCGCGTGTTCTTCGGTACGGTGCTGGTCATCTACGCCATCACCGTCCAGGCCCTGGTCACCCGCTTCTGGCGCCTGGTCTCCGTCGAGGTGTTCGGCGAGAGCATCCTGGCCCAGAAGCATGTGGCCACCTTCATCGGCCTGCTGCTGCCATGGATCATGGCGGTCAGCGGCTCGTGGAACAACATCTGGCTGTTCTTCGGCGGGTCGAACCAGCTGCTGGCCGGCCTGGCCCTGATGCTGATTACCATCCACCTGGCCCGGGTCAAGGCGCCCAGCCGCTACACCCTGGTCCCGGCCCTGTTCATGATCGTCACCACCCTGGCGGCCATCGCCGTCCAGACGGTGCGCTTCCTCCAGGCCGCCCTGGGGGGGCCCGCCAAGACGCTGACCCAGGACCCGCTCAAGACCCTGGCGCCCACCGTCGCCAACATCATCGACTGGGCGTCGGTGCTGATCGGCGTGGTGCTCTTCGTCCTCGGCTTGCGGATGGCGATCCTGACGCTGCAGGCGTACGGCCGCGCCAAGGCGGGCCTGCTGGCCCAGCCGCAGGCGGCACCGGGCGACTGA
- the accC gene encoding acetyl-CoA carboxylase biotin carboxylase subunit → MFQKILIANRGEIAVRIIRACRELGIRTVAVFSEPDEDALHVAMADEAYCIGPAPATRSYLHIPSLIEAASKAGVDAIHPGYGFLSENAHFAAVCKTWGIEFIGPPPEAIETMGLKSLAREAMLRAGVPVVPGSEGTVDDEDEALEIARRIGYPVLVKAAAGGGGRGIRVARNEQELAQAIASARREAESTFGNGAVYLEKFLEEPRHIEIQVMADKHGHTLHLGERECSVQRRRQKLIEEAPSPVMTPELRQRMAEAAIRAAEAVEYVGAGTVEFLVDRDGHFYFIEMNTRIQVEHPVTEMITGIDLVKEQIRVAAGEPLSFTQDDVAFRGWAMECRINAEDPGNRFLPSPGTITAWEPPAGPGVRLDAGFRAGSVVQPFYDSLVGKLIVWGRDRQEAIARMQRALAEFHIDGIRTTIPLYQEILRRDDFRQGRFHTRWLEEEVLAGPAG, encoded by the coding sequence ATGTTCCAGAAGATTCTGATCGCCAACCGCGGCGAGATCGCCGTGCGCATCATCCGGGCGTGCCGGGAGCTGGGCATCCGCACCGTGGCGGTGTTCTCGGAGCCCGACGAGGACGCCCTGCACGTGGCCATGGCCGACGAAGCCTACTGCATCGGCCCGGCCCCGGCCACCCGCAGTTACCTGCACATCCCCAGCCTCATCGAGGCGGCCAGCAAGGCCGGCGTGGACGCCATCCACCCGGGCTACGGCTTCCTGTCGGAAAACGCCCACTTCGCGGCCGTTTGCAAGACGTGGGGGATCGAATTCATCGGCCCGCCCCCGGAGGCCATCGAGACCATGGGGCTCAAGTCCCTGGCCCGGGAGGCCATGCTGCGGGCCGGCGTGCCCGTGGTGCCCGGCAGCGAGGGTACGGTGGACGATGAAGACGAGGCCCTGGAGATCGCCCGGCGGATCGGCTACCCGGTCCTGGTCAAGGCGGCGGCGGGCGGCGGCGGCCGGGGCATCCGGGTGGCGCGGAACGAGCAGGAACTGGCCCAGGCCATAGCGTCGGCCCGCCGGGAGGCCGAATCAACCTTCGGCAACGGCGCCGTCTACCTGGAGAAGTTCCTGGAGGAACCCCGCCACATAGAGATCCAGGTGATGGCCGACAAGCACGGCCACACCCTGCACCTGGGCGAGCGGGAGTGCTCGGTGCAGCGGCGCCGGCAGAAGCTGATCGAAGAGGCGCCCTCGCCGGTGATGACGCCGGAGCTGCGCCAGCGGATGGCGGAGGCGGCCATCCGCGCTGCCGAGGCGGTGGAGTACGTGGGCGCAGGCACGGTGGAGTTCCTGGTGGACCGGGACGGCCACTTCTACTTCATCGAGATGAACACCCGGATCCAGGTGGAGCACCCCGTCACCGAGATGATCACGGGCATCGACCTGGTTAAGGAGCAGATCCGGGTGGCCGCCGGCGAACCCCTGTCCTTCACCCAGGACGACGTGGCCTTCCGGGGTTGGGCCATGGAATGCCGGATCAACGCGGAAGACCCCGGCAACCGCTTCCTGCCCTCCCCCGGCACCATCACCGCCTGGGAACCGCCGGCCGGTCCCGGCGTGCGCCTGGATGCCGGCTTCCGGGCCGGCTCGGTGGTCCAGCCCTTCTACGATTCCCTCGTAGGCAAGCTGATCGTCTGGGGTCGCGACCGGCAGGAGGCCATCGCGCGCATGCAGCGGGCCCTGGCGGAGTTCCACATCGACGGCATCCGGACCACCATCCCGCTTTACCAGGAGATCCTGCGCCGCGACGACTTCCGCCAGGGCCGGTTCCACACCCGCTGGCTGGAGGAAGAGGTGCTGGCCGGACCGGCAGGCTAG
- the rpsI gene encoding 30S ribosomal protein S9: protein MATTAVYWGTGRRKEAVARVRLIPGDGRIIINGRPMEEYFPTIAQRAEVERPLKVTGTLGKYDVLARVGGGGISGQAGAVRHGIARALLRVDESYRKPLKQAGLLTRDPRVKERRKYGLKKARKAPQFSKR, encoded by the coding sequence GTGGCGACCACAGCCGTTTACTGGGGCACCGGGCGGCGCAAGGAGGCCGTGGCGCGGGTCCGCCTGATCCCGGGAGACGGGCGGATCATCATCAACGGCCGCCCTATGGAGGAGTATTTCCCTACCATTGCCCAGCGGGCCGAAGTGGAGCGTCCCCTCAAGGTGACGGGGACGCTGGGCAAGTACGACGTGCTTGCCCGGGTGGGCGGCGGCGGCATCTCCGGCCAGGCGGGGGCCGTGCGGCACGGCATCGCCCGCGCCCTGCTCCGCGTGGACGAGTCCTACCGCAAGCCCCTGAAGCAGGCGGGGCTGCTGACGCGGGATCCCCGGGTCAAGGAGCGCCGCAAGTACGGCCTCAAGAAGGCCCGCAAGGCGCCGCAGTTCTCCAAGCGCTGA
- the rplM gene encoding 50S ribosomal protein L13: MRTTFMARPQDVQQQWYVIDAAGVPLGRLASQVAKILRGKHKPIYTPHVDTGDHVIVVNAAKVRLTGEKLHKKVYYRHTGYPGGLRAVTARRLLETRPERMVELAVRRMLPRTALGRRQFRKLHVYAGAEHPHQAQQPRPLVLRSDGTPVWDGGAAAGQDG, encoded by the coding sequence ATGCGGACCACCTTCATGGCCCGCCCCCAGGACGTGCAGCAGCAGTGGTACGTGATCGACGCTGCGGGCGTACCCCTTGGCCGTCTGGCCAGCCAGGTGGCCAAGATCCTGCGGGGCAAGCACAAGCCCATCTATACGCCCCACGTGGACACGGGGGACCACGTCATCGTCGTCAACGCTGCCAAGGTGCGCCTGACGGGCGAAAAGCTCCACAAGAAGGTCTACTACCGCCACACCGGCTACCCCGGCGGCCTGCGCGCCGTAACGGCGCGGCGCCTGCTGGAGACCCGGCCGGAGCGGATGGTCGAACTGGCCGTGCGGCGCATGTTGCCGCGCACTGCCCTGGGGCGCCGGCAATTCCGCAAGCTGCACGTCTACGCCGGGGCGGAGCACCCTCATCAGGCGCAGCAGCCGCGCCCCCTGGTCCTGCGTAGCGACGGCACGCCGGTCTGGGACGGCGGCGCGGCTGCCGGCCAGGACGGCTAG
- the truA gene encoding tRNA pseudouridine(38-40) synthase TruA, with protein sequence MPGPWDQHDQDERRRAEPGPAGPGALPGAAGAEAAAAPPPGAGRGEPADPGITPRGSVPGPGGARKAPAGPGAGYRPVPAGQRTLRAVLAYDGTDFAGWQRQAGRRTVQQVVEEAISRLLGHPVRVTAAGRTDAGVHARAQVIHWQTARPFPVERLVPALRGLLPPDVAAVAAGEAPAGFHARYAARRKTYVYHLWRAPVADPLHRRWQWHLPLALDVAAMAEAARRLEGHHDFAAFKAAGSPVRNTRRTLYRCRLEEHGPLLRIVLEADGFLMHMARGIVGTLVEIGRGRWPAGHVDTLLATGRRQLAGPTAPAHGLILWRVEYDDWVAEGPPWPGAPPGLSRP encoded by the coding sequence ATGCCGGGACCCTGGGACCAGCACGACCAGGACGAACGCCGCCGCGCCGAGCCCGGCCCCGCCGGCCCCGGCGCCCTGCCCGGTGCCGCAGGGGCGGAGGCCGCTGCGGCTCCCCCGCCCGGGGCGGGGCGCGGCGAACCCGCTGATCCCGGCATCACGCCGCGGGGGTCCGTGCCGGGACCGGGCGGAGCCCGGAAGGCGCCCGCCGGCCCCGGCGCCGGGTATCGTCCGGTACCGGCCGGCCAGCGGACGCTGCGGGCCGTGCTGGCCTATGACGGCACCGACTTCGCCGGCTGGCAGCGCCAGGCCGGCCGGCGCACCGTCCAGCAGGTGGTGGAAGAGGCCATCTCCCGGCTGCTGGGCCATCCCGTGCGGGTGACCGCCGCCGGCCGCACGGACGCCGGCGTGCATGCCCGGGCCCAGGTCATCCACTGGCAGACCGCCCGTCCCTTCCCGGTGGAGCGCCTGGTACCGGCCTTGCGCGGTCTGCTCCCGCCCGACGTGGCGGCCGTCGCCGCCGGCGAGGCGCCGGCGGGGTTCCACGCCCGGTACGCCGCCCGGCGCAAGACCTACGTGTACCACCTGTGGAGGGCGCCCGTGGCGGACCCCCTGCACCGGCGGTGGCAGTGGCACCTGCCGCTGGCTCTGGATGTGGCGGCCATGGCTGAAGCGGCCCGGCGCCTGGAGGGCCACCACGACTTTGCAGCCTTCAAGGCGGCGGGGTCTCCGGTACGGAATACCCGCCGCACCCTCTATCGCTGCCGCCTGGAGGAACACGGCCCACTGCTGCGGATCGTGCTGGAAGCCGACGGGTTCCTGATGCATATGGCCCGCGGCATCGTGGGTACCCTGGTGGAGATTGGGCGGGGACGCTGGCCCGCCGGCCACGTGGACACGCTGCTGGCCACGGGCCGGCGGCAGCTGGCCGGACCCACGGCGCCGGCCCACGGCCTGATCCTCTGGCGGGTGGAGTACGACGACTGGGTGGCCGAGGGGCCTCCCTGGCCCGGCGCCCCGCCCGGCCTTTCCCGGCCTTGA
- a CDS encoding energy-coupling factor transporter transmembrane protein EcfT, whose product MIPEPLVGQYVPGESPVHRLDPRTKIALLAGYTVVLFLVREWAAYGLLAAVVLAGTLAAGLPLAYLVAGLRPMAWLAALTLVLNLVAVPGDPLAHLGPLAATRQGLELGLRLAVRLLLLVAAASLLTLTTSPIALTDGLEALLRRLGRRVPAHELAMMMTIALRFIPTLAEEADRIMKAQLARGARFHRGGPVQRLRALVPLLVPLFVSAFRRADDLALAMEARGYRGGAGRTRYRQLRPGRADAMAVALAAVLFGITLWWGR is encoded by the coding sequence GTGATCCCCGAGCCTCTGGTCGGCCAGTACGTCCCCGGCGAAAGCCCCGTCCACCGGCTGGACCCCCGCACCAAGATCGCCCTGCTGGCGGGCTACACCGTGGTGCTGTTCCTGGTCCGGGAGTGGGCCGCCTACGGGCTCCTGGCCGCCGTGGTTCTGGCCGGCACCCTGGCGGCCGGGCTGCCGCTGGCTTACCTGGTGGCCGGCCTGAGGCCCATGGCCTGGCTGGCCGCGCTCACCCTGGTGCTCAATCTGGTGGCCGTGCCGGGTGATCCCCTGGCCCATCTGGGACCGCTGGCGGCGACCCGCCAGGGGCTGGAGCTGGGCCTGCGCCTGGCGGTCCGGCTGCTGCTGCTGGTAGCGGCCGCCTCCCTGCTGACCCTGACCACCTCGCCCATCGCCCTGACCGACGGGCTGGAGGCGCTGTTGCGGCGCCTGGGCCGAAGGGTGCCTGCCCACGAGCTGGCCATGATGATGACCATTGCCCTGCGCTTCATCCCCACCCTGGCGGAAGAGGCGGACCGCATCATGAAGGCCCAACTGGCGCGGGGCGCCCGGTTCCACCGCGGCGGGCCGGTGCAGCGGCTGCGGGCGCTGGTTCCCCTGCTGGTCCCCCTGTTCGTCAGCGCCTTCCGCCGCGCCGATGACCTGGCACTGGCCATGGAGGCGCGCGGCTACCGCGGCGGTGCGGGGCGCACCCGCTACCGGCAGCTGCGGCCGGGGCGGGCCGACGCCATGGCCGTGGCGCTGGCCGCCGTCCTGTTTGGGATTACCCTGTGGTGGGGGCGGTAG
- a CDS encoding energy-coupling factor transporter ATPase, whose amino-acid sequence MAIRVEGLVHVYGGAGYAAREALKGVSLAIADGERVAIMGPTGSGKSTLVQHFNGLLRPTRGRVEVDGLDLWAPGRDRDDRLAEARRRVGLVFQFPEQQLFAETVWDDIAFAPRNLGLAEEEVAARVQRAMALAGLDPELAHRSPFSLSGGQMRRVAIAGVLAMMPRTLVLDEPTAGLDPQGRAALVELLDRLHRDAGLTVVLVSHDVDEVAALARRVVLMRDGRVVADGPAGEVLADEDLLAECRLRPPATARLLGELARRGLPVNPRRVSLDEAEAELLAVGHLLGPVAGRDGRPSAPDGAGAPVAGAQTTGGDGGTQGALPGQAGAGDRRAPGEGGGCGPGPAAIPGPPVPEEGSP is encoded by the coding sequence ATGGCCATTCGGGTCGAGGGGCTGGTTCACGTCTACGGCGGCGCGGGCTATGCCGCCCGGGAGGCCCTCAAGGGGGTCAGCCTGGCCATCGCCGACGGGGAAAGGGTGGCCATCATGGGGCCCACCGGCAGCGGCAAGTCCACCCTGGTCCAGCACTTCAACGGCCTCTTGCGCCCCACCCGCGGGCGCGTGGAGGTGGACGGCCTGGATCTCTGGGCGCCCGGGCGCGACCGGGACGACCGCCTGGCCGAGGCGCGCCGCCGGGTGGGCCTGGTCTTCCAGTTTCCCGAGCAGCAGCTCTTCGCCGAAACGGTGTGGGACGACATCGCCTTTGCACCGCGGAACCTGGGGTTGGCCGAGGAGGAGGTGGCCGCCCGGGTCCAGCGGGCCATGGCCCTGGCAGGCCTGGATCCGGAGCTGGCCCACCGCTCGCCCTTCAGCCTGAGCGGCGGCCAGATGCGGCGAGTGGCCATCGCCGGGGTGCTGGCCATGATGCCCCGGACCCTGGTCCTGGACGAACCCACGGCGGGCCTGGATCCTCAAGGACGGGCGGCCCTGGTGGAACTGCTGGACCGGCTCCACCGGGACGCGGGCCTGACGGTGGTGCTGGTATCCCATGACGTCGACGAGGTGGCCGCCCTGGCCCGGCGCGTAGTCTTGATGCGGGACGGCCGGGTGGTGGCCGACGGCCCTGCAGGCGAGGTGCTGGCGGACGAAGACCTGCTGGCGGAGTGCCGCCTGCGGCCCCCCGCCACGGCCCGGCTGCTGGGCGAGCTGGCCCGGCGCGGCTTGCCGGTGAACCCCCGGCGCGTGAGCCTGGACGAAGCCGAAGCCGAGCTCCTGGCCGTGGGGCACCTGCTGGGGCCAGTGGCCGGCCGGGACGGTCGCCCCTCCGCCCCTGACGGGGCGGGCGCACCCGTTGCAGGCGCGCAGACCACGGGCGGAGATGGCGGGACGCAGGGGGCCTTGCCGGGCCAGGCCGGGGCCGGCGACCGGCGGGCTCCCGGGGAGGGCGGTGGGTGCGGCCCGGGGCCCGCCGCGATCCCCGGGCCGCCCGTGCCGGAGGAGGGAAGCCCGTGA
- a CDS encoding energy-coupling factor transporter ATPase, whose amino-acid sequence MTGEPLIEVRQVSYVYHPGQPDAVEALRGIDLEVRRGEFLAVVGANGSGKSTLARLLNGLILPTRGEVRVAGHSTADPEARWEIRRLVGLVFQNPDNQLVAPTVEEDVALGPENLGLPREEIRRRVRAALEAVGLWERRTDPPHRLSGGQKQRVALAGMLAMEPACLVLDEATAMLDPAGRAEVLGTVGRLHREKGISVVLITHFLEEAARAQRVAVMDRGRIVATGAPRDLFGRPAWLERLGLVPPPMGQLAARLRRRGWRLPPGIITVDDFLAALGLSPAAARERP is encoded by the coding sequence GTGACGGGGGAACCACTGATCGAGGTTCGGCAAGTCAGTTACGTGTACCACCCCGGCCAACCCGACGCCGTCGAAGCCCTGCGGGGCATCGACCTCGAGGTGCGCCGGGGTGAGTTTTTGGCGGTGGTCGGCGCCAACGGATCCGGGAAGTCGACCCTGGCCCGGCTGCTCAACGGGTTGATCCTGCCCACCCGGGGCGAGGTGCGGGTGGCAGGCCATTCCACGGCGGATCCCGAGGCCCGCTGGGAGATCCGCCGGCTGGTGGGCCTGGTCTTCCAGAACCCGGACAACCAGCTGGTGGCCCCCACGGTGGAGGAAGACGTGGCCCTCGGACCCGAGAACCTGGGCCTGCCCCGGGAGGAGATCCGGCGCCGGGTGCGGGCCGCCCTGGAGGCGGTCGGCCTTTGGGAGCGGCGGACCGACCCGCCCCACCGCCTGTCCGGCGGGCAGAAGCAAAGGGTGGCCCTGGCCGGCATGCTGGCCATGGAACCCGCCTGCCTGGTGCTGGACGAAGCCACGGCCATGCTGGACCCCGCCGGCCGGGCGGAGGTGCTGGGCACCGTGGGCCGGCTCCACCGGGAGAAGGGCATCAGCGTGGTCCTCATCACCCACTTCCTCGAAGAAGCGGCCCGGGCCCAGCGGGTGGCGGTGATGGACCGGGGCCGGATCGTGGCGACCGGCGCGCCCCGGGACCTCTTCGGCCGGCCCGCCTGGCTGGAACGGCTGGGCCTGGTGCCGCCCCCCATGGGCCAGCTGGCCGCCCGCTTGCGCCGGCGCGGGTGGCGCCTGCCGCCGGGCATCATCACGGTGGACGACTTCCTGGCCGCCCTGGGGCTGTCCCCGGCCGCGGCCCGGGAAAGGCCCTGA
- the rplQ gene encoding 50S ribosomal protein L17, translating to MAHKSRLNRPTDQRQALVRNLVTSLFIHERIETTETRAREAQRLAEHLITLARRGDLHARRQALAVLYDKQVVKKLFDVIGPRYSDRAGGYTRVLKLEPRRGDGAPMALLELV from the coding sequence ATGGCGCACAAATCCCGGTTGAACCGGCCCACGGACCAGCGCCAGGCCCTGGTCCGGAACCTGGTGACGTCGCTGTTCATCCACGAGCGGATCGAGACCACCGAGACCCGGGCCCGGGAGGCCCAGCGGCTGGCCGAGCACCTGATCACCCTGGCCCGCCGCGGCGACCTTCATGCCCGGCGCCAGGCGCTGGCGGTGCTCTACGACAAGCAGGTGGTCAAGAAGCTGTTTGACGTCATCGGACCGCGCTACAGCGACCGGGCCGGCGGCTACACCCGCGTCCTGAAGCTGGAGCCGCGCCGGGGCGACGGCGCGCCCATGGCGCTTCTGGAGCTGGTGTGA
- a CDS encoding DNA-directed RNA polymerase subunit alpha, whose translation MSEMEKPTIQTVELSDDGTYGRFVVEPLERGYGITLGNALRRVLLSSLPGAAVTSVRIEGVLHEFSTLPGVVEDTTEIILNLKELAIKMYTDEPQVLRIEAQGEGEVRAADIITPPDVEIVNGDHLIATLEPDGRLFMEMTVQRGRGYVPADRNKDPDRSIGVIPVDSIFTPIRKVNFQVENTRVGKVTDYDRLTLEVWTNGTIAPDEAASQAAQILTDHLALFLTLTDQARGTGTAVEKEDDARAKLLEMSIDELDLSVRSYNCLKRAGINTIGELVEKTPEDMMRVRNLGKKSLEEVEEKLAALGLSLKQPED comes from the coding sequence ATGAGCGAGATGGAGAAGCCGACCATCCAAACGGTGGAGCTCAGCGACGACGGGACGTACGGCCGGTTCGTCGTCGAGCCGCTGGAGCGCGGGTACGGCATTACCCTCGGCAATGCCCTGCGCCGGGTCCTGCTTTCGTCCTTGCCCGGCGCGGCGGTCACCAGCGTGCGCATCGAAGGGGTGCTGCACGAGTTCTCCACCCTGCCGGGCGTGGTCGAGGATACGACGGAGATCATCCTCAACCTGAAGGAACTGGCCATCAAGATGTATACCGACGAACCCCAGGTCCTGCGCATCGAGGCCCAGGGCGAGGGGGAGGTGCGGGCGGCCGACATCATCACGCCGCCGGACGTGGAGATCGTCAACGGCGATCACCTGATCGCCACGCTGGAACCCGACGGCCGGCTCTTCATGGAGATGACCGTGCAGAGGGGCCGCGGTTACGTGCCGGCCGACCGCAACAAGGACCCCGACCGCAGCATCGGGGTGATTCCCGTCGATTCCATCTTCACGCCCATCCGTAAGGTGAACTTCCAGGTGGAGAACACCCGGGTGGGGAAGGTGACGGACTACGACCGTTTGACCCTGGAGGTCTGGACCAACGGCACCATCGCGCCCGATGAGGCGGCCAGCCAGGCGGCCCAGATCCTGACGGATCACCTGGCCCTGTTCCTCACCCTGACCGACCAGGCGCGGGGCACCGGGACGGCCGTCGAGAAGGAAGACGATGCCCGCGCCAAGCTGCTGGAGATGAGCATCGACGAGCTGGACCTCTCGGTGCGCTCCTACAACTGCCTGAAGCGGGCTGGCATCAACACCATCGGCGAGCTGGTGGAGAAGACCCCCGAGGACATGATGCGGGTGCGCAACCTCGGCAAGAAGTCGCTGGAGGAAGTGGAGGAGAAGCTGGCTGCCCTGGGGCTGTCGCTGAAGCAGCCTGAGGACTGA
- the rpsK gene encoding 30S ribosomal protein S11 gives MARPGAPRRGGRRGAATRLRRKDRKNVERGIAHIRSTFNNTIVTITDLQGNAIAFGSGGTNGFTGSKKGTPYAAQLAAEQAAREAMEHGMREVEVWVKGPGPGREAAIRSLQATGLEVTAIKDVTPIPHNGCRPPKRRRV, from the coding sequence ATGGCACGACCGGGCGCACCGCGCCGGGGTGGCCGCCGGGGGGCGGCAACCCGGCTGCGCCGCAAGGACCGGAAGAACGTGGAGCGGGGTATCGCCCACATCCGGTCGACCTTCAACAACACCATTGTCACCATCACCGACCTGCAGGGCAACGCCATCGCCTTCGGGTCGGGCGGGACCAACGGCTTCACCGGGTCGAAGAAGGGCACGCCCTATGCGGCCCAGCTGGCCGCCGAGCAGGCGGCCCGCGAGGCCATGGAGCACGGCATGCGCGAGGTGGAGGTTTGGGTGAAGGGCCCTGGTCCGGGTCGCGAGGCGGCGATCCGCTCCCTGCAGGCCACGGGTCTGGAAGTGACCGCCATCAAGGACGTCACCCCCATCCCCCACAACGGGTGCCGCCCGCCGAAGCGGCGCCGCGTCTGA
- the rpsM gene encoding 30S ribosomal protein S13 produces MARIAGVDLPRDKRVEYALPYIYGIGLSRSREILAKAQVNPDTRVRDLTEDEINRLRAIIERDYKVEGELRSEVQRNIKRLMDIGCYRGLRHRRGLPVRGQRTKTNARTRKGPRRTVAGKKRPGKK; encoded by the coding sequence ATGGCCCGCATCGCAGGCGTCGACCTGCCGCGCGACAAGCGCGTCGAGTACGCGCTTCCTTATATTTATGGCATCGGCCTGTCCCGCAGCCGGGAGATCCTGGCCAAGGCCCAGGTGAACCCCGACACCCGGGTGCGGGATCTGACGGAAGACGAGATCAACCGCCTGCGCGCCATCATCGAGCGGGACTACAAGGTGGAGGGCGAGCTGCGCAGCGAGGTCCAGCGCAACATCAAGCGCCTGATGGACATCGGCTGCTACCGCGGCTTGCGTCACCGCCGTGGCCTGCCGGTGCGCGGGCAGCGCACCAAGACCAACGCCCGGACGCGCAAGGGACCGCGCCGCACGGTGGCCGGCAAGAAGCGGCCGGGCAAGAAGTAA
- the rpmJ gene encoding 50S ribosomal protein L36: MKVRPSVKRICDKCKIIRRKGKVRVICENPKHKQVQG, from the coding sequence ATGAAGGTCCGTCCGTCGGTCAAGCGCATCTGCGACAAGTGCAAGATCATTCGCCGCAAGGGGAAGGTGCGGGTGATCTGCGAGAACCCCAAGCACAAGCAGGTGCAGGGTTAA
- the infA gene encoding translation initiation factor IF-1 — translation MARKENVVEVQGTVVEPLPNGMFRVELDNGHKVMAHVSGKIRMHFIRILPGDRVTLELSPYDLTRGRITYRHRS, via the coding sequence GTGGCACGCAAGGAGAACGTGGTGGAGGTCCAGGGGACCGTGGTGGAGCCCTTGCCTAACGGGATGTTTCGTGTAGAATTGGATAATGGCCATAAAGTCATGGCCCATGTCTCGGGCAAGATCCGCATGCATTTCATCCGTATTTTGCCCGGCGACCGCGTAACCCTGGAATTGTCTCCATACGATCTCACCCGGGGGCGCATCACCTACCGCCACCGGAGTTGA